The following coding sequences lie in one Oncorhynchus masou masou isolate Uvic2021 chromosome 20, UVic_Omas_1.1, whole genome shotgun sequence genomic window:
- the LOC135507162 gene encoding uncharacterized protein LOC135507162: MMQTPVPRSPCVSVRTEKSVSTTGRRHQSPRLTQRLSVSTMSTLDSQDIWKAVGAAVLGFISGVPGGYLLSSTMAAELGVLGPPPEDMNREPEADKGLITFLTLSIAMSLMLFLPMAVGGTLCLAASMAIRKAGQTEPDATEVAAVVAVVLMGTSAVCGGVGFLLETAVGQLTDVLTVYQYTVEMAVKVMFIVVSPFMAALAAGVSVQFGKGAVKLRAAAGIGTGILAALRSQSILGHWGTMGALFGPAASAGVALSAALRRSSSSYGKAGRLGATLGATLGAMCATWFGRWTLSYFTVWILIWIFLISLLSLVVVDPTRPANQGERISDTMSAEEI, translated from the exons ATGATGCAGACACCTGTACCTCGGTCACCGTGTGTTAGTGTCCGGACGGAGAAGTCCGTTTCAACAACAGGAAGACGGCACCAGAGCCCCAGGTTGACCCAGCGACTCTCCGTGTCAACGATGTCAACGTTGGACAGTCAGG ATATCTGGAAAGCCGTAGGTGCTGCGGTGTTGGGCTTCATCTCTGGCGTACCTGGAGGTTACCTTCTGTCCTCCACAATGGCAGCAGAACTCGGTGTCCTGGGGCCTCCACCAGAAGACATGAACAGAGAACCGGAGGCAGACAAAGGGCTCATCACCTTCCTGACCCTGTCGATAGCAATGTCCCTGATGTTGTTTCTGCCCATGGCAGTCGGAGGAACACTGTGCCTCGCTGCCTCCATGGCAATCAGGAAGGCCGGGCAGACGGAGCCGGACGCGACGGAGGTGGCTGCGGTCGTAGCCGTGGTTCTGATGGGGACCTCTGCCGTCTGCGGTGGCGTGGGGTTCCTCTTGGAAACCGCCGTAGGACAACTGACTGACGTCCTCACCGTGTACCAATACACGGTAGAAATGGCTGTGAAAGTCATGTTTATCGTCGTGTCCCCTTTCATGGCTGCGTTGGCAGCAGGGGTGTCGGTTCAGTTCGGTAAAGGAGCAGTCAAACTGAGGGCGGCGGCAGGCATAGGAACGGGGATATTAGCTGCCTTGAGGTCCCAGTCTATCCTGGGGCATTGGGGCACGATGGGGGCTCTGTTTGGTCCGGCGGCGTCTGCAGGGGTGGCTCTGTCTGCGGCTCTAAGGCGCAGCAGTAGCAGCTACGGGAaggcagggaggctgggggcCACACTGGGGGCCACACTGGGGGCCATGTGCGCCACGTGGTTCGGGAGATGGACTCTGAGTTATTTCACGGTGTGGATTTTAATATGGATCTTTCTGATCTCGCTGCTGTCCTTAGTGGTTGTGGATCCCACCAGGCCGGCTAATCAAGGGGAGAGAATCTCAGATACAATGTCAGCAGAGGAGATCTAG